A single Fusarium oxysporum Fo47 chromosome IV, complete sequence DNA region contains:
- a CDS encoding cleavage/polyadenylation factor CFT1, with protein sequence MQAYTELAAPSAVTHSLTVSLTSATATNLVVAKGSLLQIFTTKAISAEFDPENQPAQTTKPEPEYDHRANDDDGLESSFLGGESMLVRTDRTNLTKLVLVAELPLSGTVTGLAKVKTKHSKCGGEALLIAYKAAKLCMAVWDPEKSNLETISIHYYEKEELHGAPWEVSFDEYTNYLEADPGSRCAAFQFGSRNLAILPFRQAEEDLEMDDWDEDLDGPRPVKESTTVANGDSDTLEPAYTPSFVLRLPLLDPSLLHPVHFAFLHEYREPTFGILSSSQERAHSLGQKDHLTYKVFTLDLQQRASTTILSVTDLPRDLFKIIPLPAPVGGSLLIGENELIHVDQSGKSNGVAVNSMARQITSFSLTDQADLNLRLEHCVIETLSIENGELLLVLNDGRIGIVTFQIDGRTVSGLTVRMVADENGGNLIKSRASTASKLGKNAYFVGSEVGDSVVLGWTRKMGQEKRRKPRLIDAEIGLEMDDLDLEDEDDEDDDLYGTESAAAKPAQALNGGGKAGELSFRIHDTLLSIAPIKDLTPGKISFHPDSEEATLSQGVVSDLHLACVVGRGKAGSLAILNRNIQPKIIGRFEFPEARGFWTMSVKKPMPKALGGNVGMGNEYETFGQHDKYMIVAKVDLDGYETSDVYALTGAGFETLKDTEFDPAAGFTVEAGTMGKQMRIIQVLKSEVRSYDGDLGLTQILPMLDEETGAEPRVTSASIADPYLLLIRDDSSLMLAQIDSNNELEEVEKMDATLQNTKWHSGCLYADTKGAFQPNAGDKGAETENIMMFLLSSTGALHVYALPDLSKPVYVAEGLCYVPPHLSADYTLRRGLAKENLREILVADLGDTTSQSPYLILRNQTDDLTIYEPLRHVREGGETSLSATLTFKKTSNTTLATIPVETEQDDVEQPRFVPLRPCANINGYSTVFLPGPSPSFVIKSSKSIPRVIGLQGLGVRGMSTFHTEGCDRGFIYADDKGIARVTQLPPDTNFTELGISVKKVPLGADVRGIAYHQPTGAYIAGCMISEPFELPKDDDYHKEWAKETLTFPPTMPRGVLKLISPVSWTVIHEVELESCESIECMKTLHLEVSEDTKERRFLVTVGTAVSKGEDLPIRGRVHVFDIVTVIPEPGRPETNKRLKAIAREDIPRGGVTAISEIGTQGLMLVAQGQKCMVRGLKEDGSLLPVAFLDMSCHVSTARELPRTGLCLMADAFKGVWFAGYTEEPYTFKVLGKSHGRLPVLVADFLPDGEDLAIVAADADGDLHILDFNPEHPKSLQGHLLLHRTSFSVSPNPPSTTLLLPRTLPPSHPPPQDPPHILLLASSSGHLATLVPLPETTYRRLLSVTNQLLPALTPHGGLNAKAHRLPDGIRPVGVEAAGGRTIVDGAVLARWAELGAAKRAEIAGKGGYDGVGELREELEGVLGWSGLSYF encoded by the exons ATGCAGGCCTACACCGAGCTTGCGGCTCCCTCAGCCGTCACACACTCCTTGACTGTCTCTCTCACTTCAGCTACAGCTACCAATCTCGTTGTCGCAAAAGGTTCCCTACTCCAAATCTTTACAACAAAGGCCATCTCCGCCGAATTCGATCCCGAAAACCAACCTGCCCAGACAACAAAGCCTGAACCCGAATATGATCACCGCGCGAACGACGATGATGGACTTGAGTCTTCGTTTCTTGGCGGCGAGTCAATGCTTGTCCGAACCGATCGCACGAACCTGACGAAGCTAGTCCTTGTCGCGGAGCTTCCACTATCCGGCACCGTGACGGGTTTGGCCAAGGTCAAGACGAAGCATTCGAAATGTGGAGGTGAAGCTCTCTTGATAGCCTACAAAGCCGCGAAACTATGTATGGCAGTATGGGATCCCGAGAAGAGCAACCTTGAGACCATCTCCATCCATTACTACGAGAAGGAAGAGCTACATGGCGCGCCATGGGAGGTTTCTTTCGACGAATATACCAATTACCTCGAAGCCGACCCCGGCAGTCGATGCGCCGCCTTCCAATTCGGCTCGCGCAACCTCGCGATCCTACCATTCAGACAAGCGGAAGAAGacttggagatggatgattgGGATGAGGATCTCGATGGGCCACGACCCGTCAAGGAATCTACTACAGTCGCCAATGGAGATAGCGACACATTAGAACCAGCGTATACACCATCTTTTGTCCTCCGTCTTCCGCTGCTTGATCCCAGTTTACTTCATCCCGTGCACTTCGCTTTTCTGCATGAGTATAGAGAACCGACTTTTGGTATTCTTTCGTCTAGCCAAGAGCGAGCCCATTCTCTTGGTCAGAAAGATCATCTTACGTACAAGGTCTTTACGTTGGATTTGCAGCAGCGAGCTTCGACTACTATTCTTTCAGTCACTGATCTTCCTCGAGATTTGTTCAAGATCATCCCGTTGCCAGCGCCTGTTGGTGGTTCGTTGCTGATTGGAGAGAACGAACTGATTCATGTTGATCAGTCTGGCAAGTCCAATGGCGTGGCGGTGAACTCAATGGCTCGACAGATCACCTCGTTCAGCCTAACAGATCAAGCGGATCTTAACCTGCGATTGGAGCACTGTGTCATTGAGACACTGTCCATCGAGAACGGCGAGCTCTTGCTAGTTCTCAACGATGGTCGCATTGGAATAGTCACGTTCCAGATCGATGGCAGAACTGTCTCTGGTCTTACCGTCAGGATGGTCGCAGATGAGAACGGAGGCAATCTTATCAAGAGCCGCGCATCGACGGCGTCGAAACTTGGCAAGAATGCGTACTTCGTGGGTAGTGAAGTTGGCGATTCTGTGGTATTGGGCTGGACAAGAAAGATGGGACAAGAGAAGAGGCGAAAGCCTCGGCTTATCGATGCGGAGATTGGGCTAGAAATGGATGACCTGGATCtagaggatgaagacgacgaggacgacgatcTGTATGGCACCGAGTCTGCTGCCGCGAAACCGGCTCAGGCTCTCAATGGTGGGGGTAAAGCGGGCGAGTTGAGCTTCCGCATTCACGATACCCTGCTCAGCATCGCCCCGATCAAGGACTTGACACCTGGCAAGATATCGTTCCACCCTGACAGTGAAGAAGCAACTCTGTCACAGGGTGTCGTTTCggatcttcatcttgccTGCGTCGTCGGACGTGGAAAAGCCGGTTCACTGGCTATTCTCAACCGCAACATTCAGCCCAAGATCATTGGAAGGTTCGAGTTCCCCGAAGCAAGGGGTTTCTGGACCATGTCTGTTAAGAAGCCAATGCCAAAAGCTCTAGGTGGGAATGTTGGTATGGGTAATGAGTATGAGACATTTGGACAGCATGACAAGTACATGATAGTCGCTAAGGTCGATCTCGACGGTTATGAGACATCAGATGTGTATGCTCTTACTGGCGCAGGATTCGAGACTCTCAAGGACACTGAGTTTGACCCAGCGGCTGGATTCACTGTTGAAGCTGGAACAATGGGCAAGCAGATGAGGATCATCCAAGTCCTCAAATCTGAGGTTCGATCATACGATGGAG ATCTCGGCCTCACTCAGATCCTGCCGATGCTCGATGAAGAAACCGGCGCTGAACCCCGAGTCACCAGCGCCAGCATTGCTGATCCTTACCTCCTACTCATCCGCGATGACAGCAGTCTTATGTTGGCACAGATCGACAGCAAcaatgagcttgaggaggtgGAAAAGATGGATGCTACTCTGCAGAATACTAAGTGGCACTCTGGATGTCTGTATGCGGATACAAAGGGTGCTTTCCAACCGAATGCCGGCGACAAGGGTGCAGAGACTGAGAATATCATGATGTTCTTGCTCAGCTCAACTGGTGCACTACAT GTATACGCGCTCCCCGATCTCTCCAAGCCCGTCTACGTTGCTGAAGGTCTCTGTTACGTCCCTCCTCACCTTTCAGCAGACTACACGCTACGACGTGGTTTAGCAAAAGAGAATCTCCGCGAGATTCTTGTCGCTGATCTTGGCGACACCACATCTCAATCTCCATATCTCATC CTCCGCAACCAAACCGACGACCTCACAATTTACGAACCTCTTCGCCATGTAAGAGAAGGCGGTGAAACCAGTCTCTCCGCCACTCTCACCTTCAAAAAGACTTCCAACACAACATTAGCCACAATTCCCGTCGAGACAGAACAAGATGACGTCGAACAACCACGCTTCGTCCCTCTCCGACCATGCGCAAACATCAACGGCTATAGCACCGTCTTCCTCCCCGGCCCTTCACCAAGTTTCGTCATCAAGTCCAGCAAGAGTATCCCCCGCGTCATTGGTCTTCAAGGCCTCGGCGTCCGCGGTATGAGTACATTCCACACTGAGGGTTGTGATCGTGGTTTCATCTACGCCGATGACAAGGGCATCGCACGGGTTACTCAACTCCCACCAGATACCAACTTCACTGAGCTCGGTATATCAGTTAAGAAAGTCCCTCTGGGCGCTGATGTTCGCGGCATCGCATATCATCAACCTACAGGTGCATACATCGCAGGCTGTATGATAAGCGAACCCTTCGAACTCCCCAAAGACGACGACTATCACAAGGAATGGGCCAAGGAAACACTGACTTTCCCACCAACCATGCCCCGCGGTGTTCTTAAGCTCATCAGCCCTGTTAGTTGGACTGTCATCCACGAAGTCGAGCTTGAATCATGCGAATCTATCGAGTGCATGAAAACACTACACCTCGAAGTCTCAGAAGATACAAAAGAGCGTCGCTTCCTCGTCACAGTCGGTACAGCCGTCTCAAAGGGTGAAGACCTCCCCATCCGCGGGCGCGTCCACGTCTTCGATATCGTAACCGTCATCCCCGAGCCCGGCAGACCAGAAACCAACAAACGTCTCAAAGCCATCGCGCGCGAAGACATTCCCCGCGGCGGCGTAACAGCCATATCAGAGATCGGCACCCAAGGCCTCATGCTCGTCGCGCAAGGGCAAAAGTGTATGGTGCGCGGTCTGAAGGAAGACGGGTCTCTTTTACCTGTTGCTTTCCTCGATATGAGCTGCCACGTATCTACTGCGAGGGAACTGCCGCGTACGGGGTTGTGTCTCATGGCTGATGCGTTCAAGGGGGTTTGGTTTGCGGGATATACTGAGGAACCGTATACTTTCAAGGTCTTGGGTAAGAGCCATGGCCGGTTACCGGTTCTGGTGGCGGATTTCCTACCGGATGGTGAAGATCTGGCTATTGTTGCTGCGGATGCGGATGGTGATCTACATATTCTCGACTTTAACCCCGAGC ATCCTAAGTCTCTTCAAggccatctcctcctccataGAACCTCATTCTCCGTCTCCCCCAATCCCCCCTCAACAACACTCCTCCTCCCGCGAACCCTACCACCCTCTCATCCCCCTCCCCAAGATCCTCCAcacatcctcctcctcgcctcTTCATCCGGCCACTTGGCAACACTCGTCCCCCTCCCTGAAACAACATACCGTCGTCTCCTCTCCGTAACAAACCAACTCCTCCCCGCACTTACACCACACGGCGGATTGAATGCCAAAGCGCATAGATTACCCGATGGTATACGACCTGTAGGCGTAGAGGCAGCTGGTGGAAGGACGATTGTGGACGGAGCTGTTTTGGCGAGGTGGGCGGAGCTTGGTGCTGCGAAGAGGGCGGAGATAGCGGGTAAAGGAGGATATGATGGTGTTGGGGAGTTGAgggaggagctggagggtGTTTTGGGATGGAGTGGATTGTCGTATTTCTAG